One window from the genome of Paraneptunicella aestuarii encodes:
- the cas1 gene encoding CRISPR-associated endonuclease Cas1, translating into MPFDALFPIYVLDIRLKWLQAVQCSPFHHPLVYGWLKHLLNNHTQTPAFFLDLPECSRVAYNKGDEYQFRLILVRPEAEFFNFLISQLRALPVSAKPLEAKAAFNNNLELLTLTDALTQTEVFHANDFTALTSLSFACLSQQLKQALASPQGCLLRLTAPTRLLKSFKDRETAKGEARFARDAKDITLELLLERMYTGIATLLSEFTPPPRPKMPTLPTGSSSESHWFWLNNDYKNNDYKNNKNSKQCGGMFGECRLHISDIDDFWLQVILLSQLLGIGQNRQFGLGRYALFDAQQQPIQIPPPINAATPWLKHIQRDELLQLALEKSQASSNTDITSLKQQLEQIAQNHYAVPMLEGSILQKPGKAPRPLAVPPFLDRVLQRVIQQAIQPSIEALMYEKSYGYRPNKSRLNALMDIRQAKREGYHWVFESDIDGFFDSVNRDHIQKRLFGLFGEAEFVQVIINWLAAPVVFNGHAVERKMGIPQGSPLSPLVANLILDDFDNDLQAQGFRLIRFADDFIVMCKSKEQAEQALALATESLAEHDLELNKRKTAIKSLDQGFHFLGYLIVGELALPSKAPASKQKQGIPSGSWLASLPESLQQLALNNSTTTPDETPQPSTSEPDQALAANVSNPIEHPEPPLNTRVKSTNSQNTGIESSNIESTAQETTVKFTDYLLEQHSSPSALNDSPIQPVGERDRQGTLLCVSGDACTIHCHQQRLSVSRDEEVVVNQPFSAIRCIVLFGHHQITSQCLHQLMQAHIPVHYATTMGRYIGCTSAPITQSYSQQLWQKQHQLSNEQQLALSQQLVECRIRNMQDVLRRHNSPNTQALSPLVQAALMASNVNMLRGYEGAATQQFFHAFTDLLPEWCEFNHRQRRPPPDPANALLSLGYTLLYGYSDTLIRVAGLLPWIGVFHQSGGTHAALASDLMEPFRHLVERSVLTLLRRNQITREHFTLNENESGKIACYINSEGRKIFLGHLLTLMESPAATYQQEDTVTPSQALYQQAVSLVNYHQQQGEFTPWRVR; encoded by the coding sequence ATGCCTTTTGATGCACTCTTTCCCATTTATGTACTGGATATCCGTTTAAAGTGGCTACAAGCCGTGCAATGCTCACCCTTTCATCATCCTTTGGTATATGGCTGGCTAAAGCATTTGCTCAACAACCATACTCAAACACCGGCTTTTTTCCTGGATTTGCCTGAATGTAGCCGGGTGGCGTACAACAAGGGGGATGAGTATCAATTCCGGCTCATTTTAGTGCGCCCTGAAGCGGAATTTTTTAATTTCCTGATAAGCCAGTTACGCGCTTTACCCGTCAGCGCCAAGCCGCTGGAAGCCAAAGCCGCATTTAATAACAACCTGGAATTGCTCACCCTGACCGACGCCTTAACCCAAACCGAGGTATTCCACGCAAATGACTTCACCGCGCTGACCAGCCTTAGCTTCGCTTGCTTAAGCCAGCAACTCAAACAAGCACTGGCTTCGCCTCAGGGTTGTTTATTGCGCCTGACCGCCCCAACCCGGCTATTAAAATCCTTTAAAGACCGTGAAACCGCCAAAGGAGAAGCCCGATTCGCTCGGGATGCAAAAGACATCACTCTAGAACTCTTGCTAGAACGTATGTATACCGGCATTGCAACACTGTTGAGTGAATTTACCCCTCCCCCCCGGCCTAAAATGCCAACATTGCCTACTGGCAGCAGTAGTGAAAGCCACTGGTTTTGGCTCAATAACGACTACAAAAACAACGACTATAAAAATAACAAGAACAGCAAACAGTGTGGCGGAATGTTTGGTGAATGCCGCTTACATATATCAGACATTGACGACTTCTGGTTACAGGTGATCCTGCTCAGCCAACTTCTGGGCATAGGGCAAAACCGCCAGTTTGGGCTGGGTCGTTATGCATTATTCGACGCCCAACAACAGCCAATACAAATACCTCCACCGATCAACGCGGCTACCCCCTGGTTAAAACACATTCAACGTGACGAGTTATTACAGTTAGCGCTGGAAAAAAGCCAGGCCAGCAGCAACACCGATATCACCTCGCTTAAACAGCAACTGGAACAAATCGCTCAAAATCACTACGCCGTTCCCATGCTGGAGGGCAGCATATTACAAAAACCTGGTAAAGCGCCGCGCCCCTTAGCCGTTCCCCCGTTTCTGGATCGAGTATTACAACGGGTAATACAACAAGCCATTCAGCCCAGTATAGAAGCCTTAATGTATGAAAAAAGCTACGGTTATCGCCCCAATAAATCGCGCCTAAACGCCTTAATGGATATTCGACAAGCCAAACGGGAAGGCTACCACTGGGTTTTTGAATCGGACATTGATGGATTTTTTGATTCGGTTAATCGCGACCATATCCAAAAACGCTTGTTCGGCTTATTCGGGGAAGCCGAATTCGTTCAGGTAATTATTAACTGGTTAGCCGCTCCGGTGGTTTTCAACGGCCATGCCGTGGAACGCAAAATGGGGATCCCTCAAGGCAGCCCATTAAGTCCGTTAGTGGCAAACTTGATACTGGACGATTTTGACAACGATCTACAAGCTCAAGGATTCAGGCTTATTCGTTTTGCCGACGACTTTATTGTGATGTGCAAAAGCAAAGAACAAGCTGAACAAGCGCTGGCGCTCGCGACAGAATCACTGGCTGAACACGACCTGGAACTGAATAAACGTAAAACCGCAATTAAATCACTGGATCAAGGCTTTCACTTTCTAGGCTATTTGATTGTGGGGGAACTGGCACTGCCCAGCAAAGCACCTGCCTCGAAACAAAAGCAAGGCATTCCATCCGGTTCATGGCTGGCTTCACTACCCGAATCGTTGCAACAATTGGCATTAAACAACAGCACAACCACACCAGATGAAACCCCACAACCAAGCACCAGCGAACCCGACCAAGCCTTGGCGGCGAATGTATCCAACCCGATTGAACACCCAGAGCCGCCCCTCAATACAAGAGTTAAGAGCACAAACTCTCAGAACACAGGCATTGAAAGCTCAAACATTGAAAGCACAGCGCAGGAAACAACCGTAAAATTCACAGATTATCTGCTTGAACAACACTCCTCACCTTCGGCCTTAAACGACTCCCCCATTCAACCGGTTGGCGAAAGAGATAGGCAAGGAACCTTGCTGTGTGTCAGTGGCGACGCTTGCACTATTCATTGCCACCAGCAAAGGCTGTCGGTCTCTCGGGATGAAGAAGTTGTGGTTAACCAACCCTTCAGCGCCATCCGCTGTATTGTACTATTTGGGCACCATCAAATTACCAGCCAATGTTTACACCAGCTAATGCAAGCACATATTCCCGTGCATTATGCCACCACAATGGGGCGCTATATTGGCTGCACCAGTGCCCCCATAACACAAAGCTATTCGCAGCAGTTATGGCAGAAACAACATCAATTAAGTAACGAGCAACAGTTAGCCTTAAGCCAGCAACTGGTAGAATGCCGCATTCGCAATATGCAAGACGTACTACGCCGCCACAACAGCCCCAACACCCAAGCGCTGTCACCACTGGTTCAAGCCGCATTGATGGCCTCCAATGTTAACATGCTGCGTGGTTACGAGGGCGCGGCAACACAACAGTTTTTCCATGCGTTTACCGACCTACTGCCCGAGTGGTGCGAGTTTAACCACAGGCAACGCAGGCCGCCCCCCGACCCGGCCAATGCCTTATTGTCCCTCGGTTATACATTACTGTACGGCTACAGCGACACACTCATAAGAGTGGCAGGACTTCTGCCCTGGATAGGCGTGTTTCACCAATCGGGGGGAACCCATGCAGCACTGGCCTCAGACCTGATGGAGCCTTTCAGGCATCTGGTAGAACGTAGCGTTTTAACCCTGTTAAGGCGCAACCAGATCACCCGGGAACACTTTACGCTAAACGAAAACGAATCGGGAAAAATCGCCTGTTACATTAATTCCGAAGGGCGAAAAATCTTTTTGGGGCACTTGTTGACATTAATGGAAAGCCCCGCCGCCACCTATCAGCAGGAAGACACCGTCACACCCTCGCAAGCACTTTACCAACAAGCGGTCAGTTTGGTGAATTACCATCAGCAACAAGGAGAATTTACACCATGGCGGGTACGTTAA
- the cmr1 gene encoding type III-B CRISPR module RAMP protein Cmr1 has product MTVASDFGTRMDALSNISASRRLYCATFEINTWLFMQGASKKLALREASIKGVLRYWWRALYWLEEREKAAREHQNYQDINNLALQTLHKRELDLWGGTEGASRVRLKVVQNKEYANQSSNSVPSSIGYGLGQGIYNKEILRPYYTGGTFSLKIELDKSLDEVSVQSVLNAVLCLHQFGCLGARSRNGFGSVTLSKLTHNDRDVLQFHDTALSKHLDKVLKGNDSSEFYSDADINVDDLPPIPAFSRHTQIIEGKGHSHSSTGRDGQQVLADLLDVYKEVRKSYANDDKAFFDSYAKDGFKLENWDPKDKQNDFPQRFFLGMPMVWSVKREGDKPKNYRIEAKAFDTSENNNGKAINRRGSMFFMKVARCKNTNSYIHRVLFMPSLFLPLSPKKVTPFGKFKAAWKRKPEHNKKNRFGTMFSKDFAISSEQPYRANKAFFSNFKRQLSSCEENSVETADE; this is encoded by the coding sequence GTGACAGTAGCATCAGATTTTGGCACGCGGATGGATGCTTTAAGTAATATAAGCGCCAGCCGCAGGTTGTATTGCGCAACGTTTGAAATTAACACCTGGCTGTTTATGCAAGGAGCGAGTAAAAAACTGGCGTTGCGAGAGGCTTCCATTAAAGGCGTGTTACGGTACTGGTGGCGCGCTTTGTATTGGCTAGAGGAAAGGGAAAAAGCCGCCAGAGAGCATCAAAATTATCAGGATATTAACAACCTTGCCTTACAAACCTTGCATAAAAGGGAGCTGGATTTATGGGGGGGCACAGAGGGGGCTTCCAGGGTCAGGTTAAAGGTGGTTCAAAACAAAGAGTATGCAAATCAGTCTTCTAATTCAGTGCCGTCTTCGATAGGTTATGGGCTTGGGCAGGGTATTTATAATAAGGAGATTCTTCGCCCGTATTATACCGGTGGCACTTTTTCTCTGAAAATTGAACTGGATAAGTCGCTGGATGAAGTGTCGGTGCAATCGGTACTTAATGCGGTTTTGTGTTTGCATCAATTTGGTTGCTTGGGCGCGAGAAGTCGGAATGGTTTTGGTTCCGTGACCTTGTCGAAACTAACGCATAATGACAGGGACGTACTTCAATTTCATGATACAGCGTTGAGCAAACATCTTGATAAGGTGCTTAAGGGCAATGATTCATCAGAGTTTTACAGCGACGCTGATATTAATGTTGACGATTTACCTCCTATTCCTGCATTTAGCCGCCATACACAAATAATAGAGGGCAAAGGCCATTCCCACTCTTCAACAGGGCGAGATGGTCAGCAGGTTTTAGCTGATTTGCTTGATGTATATAAGGAAGTAAGAAAATCCTATGCTAACGATGATAAGGCTTTTTTCGATTCTTATGCTAAGGATGGTTTTAAGCTCGAAAATTGGGATCCCAAAGACAAGCAAAATGATTTTCCGCAGCGCTTTTTTTTAGGAATGCCCATGGTCTGGAGTGTAAAGAGGGAGGGAGATAAGCCAAAAAATTATCGTATTGAGGCTAAGGCGTTTGATACTTCGGAGAATAATAATGGAAAAGCGATAAATCGCCGTGGTTCCATGTTTTTTATGAAAGTGGCGCGTTGTAAAAACACAAATAGCTATATCCATAGGGTGCTATTTATGCCGTCGTTATTTCTTCCTCTGTCCCCTAAAAAGGTGACTCCATTCGGAAAATTCAAGGCGGCCTGGAAAAGAAAGCCTGAGCACAATAAAAAGAATAGATTTGGCACGATGTTTAGTAAAGATTTTGCTATTTCTAGTGAGCAGCCTTATAGGGCTAATAAGGCGTTTTTTAGTAATTTTAAGAGGCAGTTATCCAGCTGCGAAGAAAACAGCGTGGAGACCGCCGATGAGTAA
- the cas10 gene encoding type III-B CRISPR-associated protein Cas10/Cmr2 — MSKQYYFHFSIGPVHRFVMQARRTRDYWAGSFLLSWLTGIGLYSAQKRHGESVLPLLPDDMGKAFSGEDDNQDAFFNNLRFGRLPNKATIKLPENLSCEQQVAFANDVIAEIRQHWRSLADRVWCQDIEPFLAQEGYDKKQDVVANWQQQVEHFFDIRWCINNELLGGKTLRARGMWRTPQNSLSNRPSSSLLNCMLIKDLPELSGQVSQQDAKDKFWNRLRDFHRNADTVKLRLVHDIRDGEFLSAIAYIKRRFSSVFQYDNGNIKGWKITPRVPSLAYVAATPWLISLLEALKQSDKVDAAKASVECYRQALSDLVREKPNFDQASNEEEIAVQGVEEVARGYDYLSELAETDGTYFYINELQNYRNFEGYKPNDARFSSRSQEAIKALKALMKLNNDEASPSAYYAMLSMDGDRFGDLLKHLEPSSIPDFNLMLAGFITQVNEIVRRHNGFVIYVGGEDVLALTPANSALRCATELRQAFIACSQDFLHNINVDLPKVTASTSVCFAHYKIPLSKIIQEGERLLNHVAKTQCGRDAVAVSLWGQGQCFFTYSSPWNEFITPLAAGDAGDSGSDDKSDLLPVEYLAELFKGKQFGRSFLHRVKQRYEELNSIQNNETIKGLVLSDLGRSGYQSGQDGELEPLLVEHLLAFSRIRTNHSQDVPVASRALSHVYSPDALSLLMFVAGDYRGSRRNDG, encoded by the coding sequence ATGAGTAAGCAATATTACTTCCATTTTTCTATTGGGCCGGTTCATCGTTTTGTTATGCAAGCGCGCAGAACTCGGGATTATTGGGCTGGTTCGTTTTTGCTGAGCTGGTTGACGGGTATTGGCTTGTATAGTGCTCAAAAACGCCATGGTGAGAGTGTTTTACCTCTGTTACCTGATGATATGGGCAAGGCTTTTTCGGGGGAGGACGATAATCAAGATGCTTTCTTTAATAATCTTCGTTTTGGGCGACTACCCAATAAAGCCACGATTAAATTGCCAGAAAACTTGAGCTGTGAACAACAGGTCGCTTTTGCAAATGATGTGATTGCTGAGATTCGCCAACACTGGCGAAGCCTGGCTGATAGAGTGTGGTGTCAGGACATTGAACCTTTTCTTGCTCAAGAGGGCTATGACAAAAAGCAGGATGTTGTTGCTAACTGGCAGCAGCAGGTTGAACATTTCTTTGATATTCGTTGGTGTATTAACAATGAATTGCTTGGTGGTAAAACCTTGCGTGCCAGAGGTATGTGGCGCACTCCGCAAAACAGCCTGAGCAACCGTCCTTCCTCGTCGTTATTAAATTGTATGTTAATTAAAGACTTACCTGAGTTGTCGGGGCAGGTTAGTCAACAGGATGCAAAAGACAAATTTTGGAACCGGCTAAGAGACTTTCATCGGAACGCCGATACGGTAAAACTGCGCCTGGTTCACGATATTCGTGACGGCGAGTTTTTAAGCGCTATTGCTTATATTAAACGCCGTTTTAGCTCGGTGTTTCAGTATGATAATGGCAACATCAAGGGCTGGAAAATCACTCCCAGAGTGCCTTCTTTGGCATATGTTGCTGCCACTCCCTGGTTAATTTCCTTGCTGGAGGCACTTAAACAGTCTGATAAGGTTGATGCGGCAAAAGCAAGTGTGGAATGTTATCGTCAGGCTCTTAGTGATTTGGTGCGAGAAAAACCGAATTTTGACCAGGCTAGCAATGAAGAAGAGATTGCTGTTCAGGGAGTAGAAGAGGTGGCGCGAGGTTATGACTACTTAAGTGAATTAGCTGAAACAGACGGAACTTACTTTTACATTAATGAGCTTCAGAATTACCGTAATTTTGAGGGCTATAAACCAAATGATGCTCGTTTCTCATCACGTAGCCAAGAAGCGATTAAGGCACTAAAAGCACTTATGAAGCTGAATAACGACGAGGCTTCACCGAGTGCTTATTACGCTATGCTGAGTATGGATGGTGACCGTTTTGGTGATTTGCTCAAGCATTTGGAACCTTCGTCTATTCCAGACTTTAATCTTATGCTTGCTGGTTTTATCACTCAGGTGAATGAGATTGTACGACGCCACAACGGTTTTGTTATTTATGTTGGAGGGGAAGATGTTCTGGCGCTTACACCTGCCAACAGTGCTTTGCGTTGTGCAACTGAATTACGCCAGGCGTTTATTGCCTGTAGTCAGGATTTTTTACACAACATCAATGTTGATTTGCCCAAGGTGACGGCTTCAACATCGGTCTGTTTTGCACACTATAAAATTCCATTAAGCAAAATCATTCAGGAGGGCGAGCGCTTGTTGAACCATGTTGCTAAAACGCAATGTGGCCGGGATGCGGTTGCGGTAAGTTTGTGGGGACAAGGGCAGTGTTTTTTCACTTATTCAAGCCCTTGGAATGAGTTTATTACTCCGCTTGCTGCTGGAGATGCGGGTGACAGCGGCAGTGATGACAAAAGCGATCTGTTGCCTGTTGAGTATTTGGCTGAACTGTTCAAAGGGAAGCAGTTTGGGCGCAGTTTTTTGCACAGGGTAAAGCAACGCTATGAGGAGCTTAACAGCATTCAAAATAACGAGACGATAAAAGGATTGGTATTGTCTGATTTAGGGCGTTCAGGCTATCAGAGTGGACAGGATGGTGAACTGGAACCTTTGCTGGTTGAACATCTTTTGGCGTTTTCCCGGATACGTACCAATCATTCGCAGGATGTGCCTGTTGCGTCCCGTGCCTTGTCTCATGTCTATAGCCCGGATGCGTTGAGCTTATTGATGTTTGTTGCGGGTGATTATCGCGGCAGCCGTCGAAACGATGGCTAA
- a CDS encoding type III-B CRISPR module-associated Cmr3 family protein, which translates to MSNNNKSHSLRFSVMDSLFLREGRNYEDVGGLPVASQKLPSLRTLYGAVRARLWELLPAHERKNIIGDSSDDAPQLRMSALRLSLNDKVYVPCPRDIALLEIAKESASPDGTSHEEIRYFEPGEPVLCDVGNTETAQTKDVSGNRPHYFRMPELAGSDEKTRDTSLSFVSTTVLQQWLNHEPVHLDQASPTPDFIELEEILLSEVRLGVALEGRQVKEGQLYQTEHLRFSHQYFGDLQFEVDIYGLSEPLLKQLSSDYVAYPLQRLGADGRSVAAQLRSSNPCISSFVHMQPDAEWVVVTLLSPAIASSTYGCGYLPVSDIESRFEHGANESAFVGDLDIFDAANIGSAMNVKVEQVSAIVDRPQFDSGWDMAGRKPRESRQVIPAGSCFYLRATDDLLNSLTSIQSWQAPAIGKLTHMGFGAIAIKTVTRKSKETNNDVR; encoded by the coding sequence ATGAGTAACAATAACAAAAGCCATTCTCTTCGCTTTTCTGTCATGGACAGTCTATTTTTGCGTGAAGGGCGTAATTATGAAGATGTGGGAGGGCTGCCTGTTGCAAGTCAGAAACTCCCAAGCTTACGTACCCTCTATGGTGCTGTTCGCGCCCGGTTATGGGAGTTATTACCTGCCCATGAGCGAAAAAATATTATTGGTGACAGCTCTGATGATGCGCCTCAATTAAGAATGTCGGCTTTGCGTTTATCGCTGAATGACAAGGTATATGTGCCTTGTCCTCGTGATATTGCCCTGTTGGAAATCGCAAAAGAAAGTGCCTCGCCAGATGGTACGTCTCATGAAGAAATACGCTATTTTGAGCCGGGTGAGCCAGTGCTGTGTGATGTTGGTAATACAGAAACGGCGCAAACCAAAGATGTATCAGGCAATCGCCCGCATTACTTCAGGATGCCTGAATTAGCTGGTTCAGATGAAAAGACGAGGGATACGAGCTTGTCTTTCGTATCAACCACTGTGTTACAACAATGGCTTAATCATGAGCCTGTGCATTTGGATCAAGCGTCACCAACCCCCGATTTTATTGAGCTGGAAGAGATCTTGTTGTCTGAAGTGCGTTTGGGAGTGGCTCTTGAAGGTCGGCAAGTCAAAGAAGGGCAATTGTACCAGACTGAACACTTGCGATTTTCTCATCAGTATTTTGGAGATTTGCAGTTTGAAGTGGATATTTATGGATTAAGCGAGCCTTTATTAAAGCAATTGAGCTCTGATTATGTGGCATACCCGTTACAGCGACTGGGTGCTGATGGGCGTTCGGTTGCTGCGCAGTTGCGCAGTTCAAATCCATGTATTTCAAGCTTTGTACATATGCAACCTGATGCTGAATGGGTAGTGGTGACTTTGCTAAGCCCCGCTATTGCATCGTCAACTTACGGCTGCGGTTATTTACCTGTCAGCGATATTGAAAGTCGTTTTGAGCATGGCGCTAATGAGTCGGCTTTTGTTGGAGACTTAGACATTTTTGATGCTGCCAATATTGGTTCTGCCATGAATGTAAAAGTGGAGCAAGTGAGTGCTATTGTCGATAGACCTCAGTTTGATTCTGGCTGGGATATGGCTGGGCGTAAACCAAGAGAATCGCGGCAAGTGATCCCGGCCGGGAGCTGCTTTTATTTGCGTGCTACCGACGACCTTCTTAACTCTTTAACTTCAATACAGTCCTGGCAAGCTCCTGCTATTGGAAAACTAACACATATGGGCTTTGGTGCCATTGCCATTAAAACTGTCACTCGTAAATCCAAGGAGACAAACAATGACGTCCGCTGA